In Desulfonatronum thiodismutans, the genomic window GGAGGACATTTGCGCTTCGGCCTAGCAGGAGTTGACAAGCCCGGGCCAACTTTGTTGGGTTGAGACAACAATACTGATAGATATGTCGCTTGGTTTTACAGGTCGTGTCGGATTTTTTTGCACTTTGACTGGGAAGAAAGGTAACTACCCAGCGAATCCGTGAAAAGCGGACCGGATACCTTTATTCGAGGATGACTGCTTCGGAAGCGAGATGGTTACAGTTGAAAAACTCCCAGTTGTTGCGTCGCGCGCAAAATCTCACATGTCAAAGTATTTTAAGGAGGTCCGATGCTGACCACGAAAAAATTTATCGTCGCCTACGCGTTGATGCTTCTAGGCGTATTGTATATGCATGTCCACGCGGATACGGCCATGCCCACCAACAAGCCCTTTACCCAGTTTCCGACCGAGCACCAGGGCTGGCGCATGGTCGGCGAATCCACCTTTAGCGACAGCATCCTGAACATTCTCAAACCCACGGACATCCTGAACCGTTCCTACGCCCGACCCGGCGAGCGGCCCGTGGACTTGCACATCGGCTTCTACGACGGCGGCAAGGGCACTGGAGTGATTCACTCCCCCAAGCACTGCCTGCCCGGAGGCGGCTGGTATGAGTACTCCAGCGAAAGGGTAACCGTGGACATGGGGGCGGACACGGTGAACCTGGTTCAGGCCGTGTATCAGCACGGGCAAAGCAAGGAGCTGTTTCTGTACTGGTTCCAGGCCAAGGACAAAAGCTTGAACAGTGAATACGCGCTCAAACTGGCCGAGATCACCAATTCCATTTTTCACGGACGCAGGGACACGGCCTTTATCCGCATCTCCACTCGCTATGAAGGCGAACCGCAACAGGCCCTTGAAAAGGCTCAATCTTTTGCTCGGGATTTTTATCCCGTGTTTCGGGAGTTCCTGCCGTCATAGCAGGGAGGAATGGCGGAGTAAGCATTTCCCCATCTTCTCCCCAGCACTTGGTAAAGCGGGTTTCAAGGGGCTGACGAGGACAACTCCCGCATCAAGGCCGAAAACGCCCGCATTTCCCGGTCCACGGTCAGCGAGGCCACGCTTTCGGCTACCTCTCCGGGTCGGCGGGCCGCGGTGCGCAGCCAATGCACCGCGTCGGCCAGGTCGTTCCCCAAGCTATTTTTGAGCACATATCCCGTCCGTCCGTGGGCGATCACCTCGGCGGCACCGTTGTTGGCGGTGGTGAGCACCGGACAGTCGCAGGCCATGGCTTCCAGACAGGCGTTGGCAAACGGGTCGTAGAGCGTGGGCAGGACCAGGACGTCCGCGGCTTGATATAATCGGGTCAGTTCCGAGCGGACGCCTAAAAAATGCACCTGGGAGTCGAGATTCCATCTTCGGAGCAGTGATCGGTATTGTTCCGGCCGACCCTTGCCCACCACCAGCAGCACGCCCCGTGGTTCATTAGGCATAACGGCTTGATTGTAGACGGTCAGAAGCTCCAGTGCCCGGGCCAGCCCCTTGCGTTGCCAGCCGCTGCCCACGAAAAGGAACAGGCGACATGGCTTGGGAATATTGCCCGGCAAGTTCAACGCTTGAGTCGGTGGCTTGGTCGGGTCAGTGCTCGGGAAAAAAAGCCGCGGATCAAAGCCGTTGAGCACCACCCGCAGCTTGTGGGCGGCCTGGGGATAGGTCCGCTCCATCTCTCGGCGGACCATTTCGGAGTTGGAGACCACCAGGCGGGCGGAGGTCACGGTTTTGGATTCCAGGCGAGGGTAGAGCCAGTGCAAGGGATTGGTCATCCACAACGGGGAGCGGCCAAAACGCAACGAGCGCCAGCGCAGATGCACCCCGTCCCCGGCTCGGTAAACGTGACACTTGGGCCCTCGCTCCAGATTGAGAATCACGCCGGGCCGGTCGGCCAAGGCCGCGTCCACGTCGGCCGCGAAGCGCAGGGCCCGCCACCAGCCCGGTCCTTTGCCGCCGGCCAGCTTGCTGCCCGCGATGCATGATCCCGCGGCCAGCCGGTGAACCTCCCAGGACGCGGACAAATGCTCCACCAACCGCGCGGCCGCGGTTTCAGCCCCGCCGCCCGAGGATTGACGGCGGACCACGTAGACCACTGGTCGTCGTGAGTCGGAAATGGGAGTGGGCGTCGGATGGGACATGGAAATACGGCTTTCAGGCTCCTGGTTTCTAGCACTCTCCGGCTATCATGGGCCGTCCGGCATCCAGATCCGGGAGCAGTTCGGCCAATTGGGCCAGGACAAGATCCGGAGCCAGACTCAGCAGGCAGTCCAGGTGACCCTCCGGACACTGGCGTTGAAAACAGGGACTGCACTTCAGGCCCAAGGAGACGATGCGCGAGTTCGGGCTGAGCGGCGGAGTGAAGCCGGGGTCAGAGGAGCCGTAAACGGCCACGAGAGGACGATCCAGGGCCGCGGCAACGTGCATCAGTCCGGAGTCGTTGCTGACCACGGCCCGGGCCAAAGAGATCAGGTCCACGGCCTGGGCCAGGGAGGTTCGCCCGGCCAGATTCACGGCCGTCGGGCCGACAAGATCGCACACGGCTTGGGCCGTTTCGCCGTCCTTGGCTGACCCCATTACCCAGATATTCCAGCCCTGTCCGGCCAGAGTCCGGCCCACCGCGGCGAACTGCTCGGTCGGCCAGCGCTTGGCCGGGCCGTACTCCGCTCCGGGGCAAAGGACCAGGATGTCCCGGTCGGCGTCCAAGTTCAATTCGGTCAGGGCGTATTGAACATTCGCTGCATGGACTTCGAGACGTGGAGCGGGCACGTCGGGCGGCGGCTCCGTGTCCTTGGACAGTCCCAGGGCCACGAACCGCTGGACGGTCATGGGCAGGAGGTGCTTGTTCAGTCTTCGTGTGTCGTTCAGCAGGACGTAGCGGTATTCGCCGAGATACCCGGTGCGCTGGGGAATCCCGGCCAGGAACGGCACCAGGGCCGATTTCAGGGAGTTGGGCAGGACCAGGGCTTGGTCATAGCTTCCGCGCAGGCGGTGGGCCAGGGTCAGGCGCTCCCAGAGTTCCAGCCGCCCGTGTCCGGCGGAGATGGACACGGCTCGGCGCACTCCGGGCATCCGCGCCACCAGGGCCGCGCTCCAGGCCGGGGCCAGGACGTCCACCTCCGCGCCCGGAAACCGTTGGCGCAGCACCTGAACCAAACTCTGGGCCATGACCATGTCCCCGACCCAGGAAGGGCCGACCAGCAGAATTCTTGAGGGTCGATTGCCGTCGTGCTTGGGGATGGAAAAGGGAGAAGAGGGCATGGTTTTCAAGCCGGAAACGAGCAATTATTTCTTTTGGCAAGGAACTCAAGAAATTATGAGGAGGCGTATATCAATACGTTGACGAATAATTGTGAAGAGTAACGCAGCCAAAAGGAGACAAGGCCGTTTCCGGAAGAAAACTTATTCGTCGTTCAGCCACTGCCGCCACAATGGCTCGTACGTGCCCTGGGCCGTGAGGATGAATCGGATGGCTTCCCGGGCCGCGCCGTGTCCACCGGCTGCCTGGCTGGTCCAGACGGCCAGTTCCTTGATCTCCGGCTGGGCATTGGCCACGGCCATGGGCAGGCCGACCATGCGCAGCGGCGCCGCGTCCACCCAGTCGTCGCCGAGGTAGGCCAGTTGGGAAAGATCAAGCTCCCTGCTCCGGCAGATCTCCCGGATGATCGGGGCTTTTTTGACCTGGCCGGGGTGGTATTCGGTGATGCCCAGTTCCTTGGCCCTGGCCGCCACGGCCGGGGAGTCCAGGCCGGTGATGATGGCGAACTCCAGTCCAGTGGACTGAGCCATTTTGATTCCCAACCCGTCCTGGACGTTGAAGCGCTTGCTGACGCGCCCCTGGGCGTCGAAATACAGCCCGCCGTCCGTGAGCACTCCGTCCACGTCCAGGATCAGCAGTCGAATCCGTCGGGCCCGCTCTTCAGCATTCATGGTCGAGCCTCCAGATCCGCAGCAAGTCGCCCAACAGCGAGGGCAGCTTGTCCAAGGGCCAACTGTTGGGCCCGTCGCACAGGGCTTGGTCCGGCCGGGGGTGGACTTCCAGAAACAGGCCGTTGCACCCGGCGGCCACGGCGGCCCGGGCCAGGACCGGGACGAATTCCCGCTGCCCGTCCGAGGCGTGCCCCTTGCCACCGGGAAGCTGCACCGAATGGGTGGCGTCAAAGATCACCGGGTGTCCGGATTCGGCCAGCAGCGGAATCGAGCGGAAATCCACCACCAGATTGTTGTACCCGAAGCTGTTGCCCCGTTCGGTGAGCCAGATCAGGGAATTGCCCGTGGAGCGCACCTTGGCCGCGGCGGGCAGCAGATCCCAGGGGGCCACGAACTGGCCTTTCTTGATGTTCACGATCCGTCCGGTTTCTCCGGCGGCCAAGAGCAGGTCGGTCTGGCGGCAGAGGAAGGCGGGAATCTGGATCACGTCCGCCACCTGGGCCACGATGGCCGCCTGTCTGGGCTCGTGGATGTCCGTGACCACGGGCAGGCCGGTCCGTTCCTTGATCGCGGCCAGCCAATCCAGGCCCCGTTCCAGGCCCGGACCGCGGAAGGATTCCAGGGAGCTGCGGTTGGCCTTGTCAAAGGAACTCTTGAAAATCACGGGGATCTGTTCGCGCTCGGCCGTGGTCGCCAGAGAATCGGCGACCTCCAGGGCCAGTTCCAGGCTCTCCAGAACGCACGGCCCGGCGATGAGAAACGGGCCGGATCGGGAACGCGCATATAGCTGTTTCGGGTCGATCATGGCGTGTCCGTTACTGCTTGGTTGCATTTTTAAAGGCCAGGGCCGCGCCGATGAAGTCCCGGAATAGCGGGTGCGGGGCCAAAGGGCGGGATTTGAATTCCGGATGGAACTGACAGCCCAGAAACCAGGGATGGTCGGTCAGTTCGACGATTTCCACCAGGGCGTTGTCCGGGGAGAGGCCGCTGAGCACCATGCCGGCGGCTTCAAAGCGTTCCGCGTAGCGGGAATTGAATTCGTAGCGGTGGCGATGGCGCTCCTGGACCAGTTCCTCGGCGTAGGCGACGAAGGCTTTCGTTTCCGGCCTGATCCGGCAGGGGTATGCGCCCAGACGCATGGTTCCGCCCTTGGCGCAGCTCGCGTCGCGTTTCTGGAGACATTGCCCGCGGTGGTCGTACCACTCGGACATCAGGTAGATCACCGGGTCCGCGGTGGTGGGGTCGAATTCCTCGGAGTTGGCCGTGGGCAGGTTCAAGACGTTGCGGGCGAACTCGATCACCGCGCACTGCATGCCCAGGCAGATTCCGAAAAACGGGACCTGCTGCTCCCGGGCGTGCCGGATGGCCGCGATCTTGCCTTCCACCCCGCGATGCCCGAAGCCTCCGGGCACCAGCACTCCGTGCAACCCGGCCATGGCCTCGGCAATAGTGGCTTCCGTCAGATCCTCGGAGTTGACGTACTCCAGGCGCACGGAGACGTCGTGAGCCACGCCTCCGTGGATAAGGGCCTCGTGCAGGCTCTTGTAGGACTCCCGCAGATCCACGTATTTTCCGACAATGGCGATGCGCACCTCGTCCTTGGGGGCCTTCAGTCTGGCAACCAGTTCCTTCCAACACGGCAGGTGCGGATTTTTGGCCGGAAGTCGCAATAAAATGGCAATCTTCTGGTCGACTCCTTCCTCGTACAGGGCCAAGGGCACTTCGTAGATACTTTTGACGTCAATGGCCGTGAACACCGCGTCTTCGTCCACATTGCAGAACAGGGCGATCTTGGCCTTGATGTCCTTGCCTAGATCGACCTCGCTACGGCACAGAATGATGTCCGGCTGAATGCCGATGGAGCGCAGTTCCTTGACGCTGTGCTGAGTGGGCTTGGTCTTCAGTTCGCCGGCGGCGCGCATCAGCGGGACCAGGGTCAGGTGGATGTACAGGACGTTGTCCTTGCCCAGATTGGAACGCAGTTGGCGGATGGCCTCCAGAAAAGGCAGGCTTTCAATGTCGCCCACCGTGCCGCCGATTTCAATAATGGCCACGTCCTCGTCGTTTTGAGCCACGCTGAGTACCGCGCTTTTGATCTCGTCGGTGATGTGCGGAATCACCTGCACGGTCCCGCCCAGATAATCCCCGCGGCGCTCCTTGGTGATCACGGAGTTGTAGATGCTGCCCGAGGTGTAGTTGTTGCGCTGGGACATGGAAATGTTCAGGTAGCGCTCGTAATGGCCCAGATCCAGGTCGGTTTCCGCCCCATCGTCGGTCACGTAGACTTCCCCGTGCTGAAACGGGTTCATCGTGCCCGGGTCCACGTTGATGTAGGGATCGAGCTTTTGGATGGTGACCTTTAGTCCTCTGGCCTGCAACAGCGCCCCAATGGACGCGGCGGCCAGCCCCTTGCCCAGCGATGAGAGCACCCCGCCGGTGACGAATATGAACTTGGTTTTCATGCCGACTCCTGTTGAAGGAAATGCGCCGTGTCGCGACGATTGGAAGCCCGTCAGGGGTAACCGCGTCCCCCAAAACCAATCCATCTTGCCGCAAAATGTCGTGAAAATCTACTGAGGAGTAGGTTGACGAATTTCAAGGTTGCCTCTATCTCCTCAAATTCGTGGCAGTTGTGGATTCAAGCTCAGGTTGTTTTTTTCTGGAGGCAAGGTGCATGAGCATAGTCAACGTGCTGGTGATCGCGGGATATGGGACCAACTGCCAGCGTGAGACCGCCCACGCGGCCACGCTGGCCGACGCGGACCGCGTCGTGGTGGCCCATTTTTCTGAACTGCTCGCCGGAGACGTGCGGCTGGGCGATTTTAATTTTCTGATTTTCCCGGGAGGTTTTCTGGACGGCGACGACCTGGGGGCGGCCCAAGCCGCGGCCCTGCGCTGGCGCTACGCCAAAACAGCATCCGGCGCGCCCCTGGTGGACGAGTTAAGGCGCTTTTTCGACGCCGGTGGCCTGATCCTGGGCATCTGTAACGGCTTTCAACTGCTGGTCAAGCTGGGTATGCTCCCCGGTACGGGACACGGTGCGTTGGAACGCCAGGTCAGCCTGAGCCACAACGACTCGGCCCGGTTCGAGGACCGTTGGGTCCATCTACGAACCAACCCGAACAGCCCTTGCGTGTTCACGTCCGGGCTTGACGGATTGTACCTGCCGGTTCGGCATGGCGAAGGCAAGCTCGTGCCCAAGGACGGCCCAACCCTGGACGCATTGGAGCGTGACGGCCTCGTGGCCCTGCGGTACGTTGATCCCGAAACCGGCCAGCCGACCATGGAGTACCCTCACAATCCCAACGGGTCGCCCGGCGGCATCGCCGGCCTGACCGACCCCACCGGACGCATTCTCGGGCTGATGCCCCATCCCGAGGCCTACAACCACCCGACCAACCATCCGTCCTGGACCCGCGGAGACCAAGCCCAACTGGGCGTCTCGCTGCTGAGCAACGGCGTGGCCTTTCTGCGGGCGCGGAAGCGATGAACCGCACCCTTGCGCGTTCTTGACAGCCATGAAGCCATCTCGTACAGCTTGCCTCCTGCTCTTTGAGAGTGAAGCGTGCGTCCTGGACAGAGACGTCGCAAGGGGTGCCCCCGGCACCCAAATGCTCCGTCCATGATTAAGAACGGCAAGAACCCTTGGCAGGACCCCATGCGACTGGCCCTGGGCGAAGCCCTGACGGCCCGGGACCACGGAGAAGTGCCGGTGGGCGCGGTGGTTCTGGACCGGAGCGGAACGCTTCTTTCCGCTGCGCACAACAAAACCCTGACAGCCCAGGACCCGGCTGGGCACGCGGAAATGCTGGCCCTGCGCGAGGCCGCGATCATGGTCGGAAACCACCGCCTGACCGGCTGTGTCCTGGTCGTCACCCTGGAACCGTGCCTGATGTGCCTCGGAGCCTTGATTCAGGCCCGGGTCGCTGGCTTGGTGTTCGGCGCACGGGACCCCAAGGCCGGTGCCGTGCTCTCGCGCATCAACATCAACGACCTGGATTGGCTGAACCACCGCTTTTGGGTGATCGAAGGCGTCCTGGCCCAGGAATGCACCGATCTGCTGGGTTCCTTCTTCGCCGGACGCAGAAAAAACTCACTGGCAGCATCCACCCAAAGTAAACCGCCGAACGACGAATCAACCGCTTTCTGATCACGCCATAACCGGAGAGGTACCGAA contains:
- a CDS encoding exosortase C-terminal domain/associated protein EpsI, coding for MLTTKKFIVAYALMLLGVLYMHVHADTAMPTNKPFTQFPTEHQGWRMVGESTFSDSILNILKPTDILNRSYARPGERPVDLHIGFYDGGKGTGVIHSPKHCLPGGGWYEYSSERVTVDMGADTVNLVQAVYQHGQSKELFLYWFQAKDKSLNSEYALKLAEITNSIFHGRRDTAFIRISTRYEGEPQQALEKAQSFARDFYPVFREFLPS
- a CDS encoding glycosyltransferase family 4 protein is translated as MSHPTPTPISDSRRPVVYVVRRQSSGGGAETAAARLVEHLSASWEVHRLAAGSCIAGSKLAGGKGPGWWRALRFAADVDAALADRPGVILNLERGPKCHVYRAGDGVHLRWRSLRFGRSPLWMTNPLHWLYPRLESKTVTSARLVVSNSEMVRREMERTYPQAAHKLRVVLNGFDPRLFFPSTDPTKPPTQALNLPGNIPKPCRLFLFVGSGWQRKGLARALELLTVYNQAVMPNEPRGVLLVVGKGRPEQYRSLLRRWNLDSQVHFLGVRSELTRLYQAADVLVLPTLYDPFANACLEAMACDCPVLTTANNGAAEVIAHGRTGYVLKNSLGNDLADAVHWLRTAARRPGEVAESVASLTVDREMRAFSALMRELSSSAP
- the waaF gene encoding lipopolysaccharide heptosyltransferase II — encoded protein: MPSSPFSIPKHDGNRPSRILLVGPSWVGDMVMAQSLVQVLRQRFPGAEVDVLAPAWSAALVARMPGVRRAVSISAGHGRLELWERLTLAHRLRGSYDQALVLPNSLKSALVPFLAGIPQRTGYLGEYRYVLLNDTRRLNKHLLPMTVQRFVALGLSKDTEPPPDVPAPRLEVHAANVQYALTELNLDADRDILVLCPGAEYGPAKRWPTEQFAAVGRTLAGQGWNIWVMGSAKDGETAQAVCDLVGPTAVNLAGRTSLAQAVDLISLARAVVSNDSGLMHVAAALDRPLVAVYGSSDPGFTPPLSPNSRIVSLGLKCSPCFQRQCPEGHLDCLLSLAPDLVLAQLAELLPDLDAGRPMIAGEC
- a CDS encoding KdsC family phosphatase, with the protein product MNAEERARRIRLLILDVDGVLTDGGLYFDAQGRVSKRFNVQDGLGIKMAQSTGLEFAIITGLDSPAVAARAKELGITEYHPGQVKKAPIIREICRSRELDLSQLAYLGDDWVDAAPLRMVGLPMAVANAQPEIKELAVWTSQAAGGHGAAREAIRFILTAQGTYEPLWRQWLNDE
- the kdsA gene encoding 3-deoxy-8-phosphooctulonate synthase — its product is MIDPKQLYARSRSGPFLIAGPCVLESLELALEVADSLATTAEREQIPVIFKSSFDKANRSSLESFRGPGLERGLDWLAAIKERTGLPVVTDIHEPRQAAIVAQVADVIQIPAFLCRQTDLLLAAGETGRIVNIKKGQFVAPWDLLPAAAKVRSTGNSLIWLTERGNSFGYNNLVVDFRSIPLLAESGHPVIFDATHSVQLPGGKGHASDGQREFVPVLARAAVAAGCNGLFLEVHPRPDQALCDGPNSWPLDKLPSLLGDLLRIWRLDHEC
- a CDS encoding CTP synthase, yielding MKTKFIFVTGGVLSSLGKGLAAASIGALLQARGLKVTIQKLDPYINVDPGTMNPFQHGEVYVTDDGAETDLDLGHYERYLNISMSQRNNYTSGSIYNSVITKERRGDYLGGTVQVIPHITDEIKSAVLSVAQNDEDVAIIEIGGTVGDIESLPFLEAIRQLRSNLGKDNVLYIHLTLVPLMRAAGELKTKPTQHSVKELRSIGIQPDIILCRSEVDLGKDIKAKIALFCNVDEDAVFTAIDVKSIYEVPLALYEEGVDQKIAILLRLPAKNPHLPCWKELVARLKAPKDEVRIAIVGKYVDLRESYKSLHEALIHGGVAHDVSVRLEYVNSEDLTEATIAEAMAGLHGVLVPGGFGHRGVEGKIAAIRHAREQQVPFFGICLGMQCAVIEFARNVLNLPTANSEEFDPTTADPVIYLMSEWYDHRGQCLQKRDASCAKGGTMRLGAYPCRIRPETKAFVAYAEELVQERHRHRYEFNSRYAERFEAAGMVLSGLSPDNALVEIVELTDHPWFLGCQFHPEFKSRPLAPHPLFRDFIGAALAFKNATKQ
- a CDS encoding phosphoribosylformylglycinamidine synthase subunit PurQ, which codes for MSIVNVLVIAGYGTNCQRETAHAATLADADRVVVAHFSELLAGDVRLGDFNFLIFPGGFLDGDDLGAAQAAALRWRYAKTASGAPLVDELRRFFDAGGLILGICNGFQLLVKLGMLPGTGHGALERQVSLSHNDSARFEDRWVHLRTNPNSPCVFTSGLDGLYLPVRHGEGKLVPKDGPTLDALERDGLVALRYVDPETGQPTMEYPHNPNGSPGGIAGLTDPTGRILGLMPHPEAYNHPTNHPSWTRGDQAQLGVSLLSNGVAFLRARKR
- a CDS encoding nucleoside deaminase; its protein translation is MIKNGKNPWQDPMRLALGEALTARDHGEVPVGAVVLDRSGTLLSAAHNKTLTAQDPAGHAEMLALREAAIMVGNHRLTGCVLVVTLEPCLMCLGALIQARVAGLVFGARDPKAGAVLSRININDLDWLNHRFWVIEGVLAQECTDLLGSFFAGRRKNSLAASTQSKPPNDESTAF